Proteins co-encoded in one Kutzneria chonburiensis genomic window:
- a CDS encoding multicopper oxidase family protein, translating to MAARIRDYLGSNAVQSALGQPAQAPPFAAADEIPLIEAALSRRTVLTTAGIAGALAAATVIADVTGAFGRGGGGDSPFGEPFPGTHHNDNTQSGNDPNSGIKTLTSEAPLPAQFSATLPIPKQLQPTRQTSDTDYYDIVQSAATAEILPGLKTPIWGYNGTFPGPTIVQNPGRNVVVTHRNNLPVPTVVHLHGGAIPHDSDGYPTDFVLPAASYGDFPAMPAMGDMPAMTDPQAVVTRQTRDYTYPTPPRAATLWYHDHRMDFTGASVHRGLAGFHLAHDAEEQELPCRKDPGTCR from the coding sequence TTGGCGGCGCGAATCCGTGATTACCTCGGGTCGAACGCCGTTCAGTCGGCGCTCGGGCAGCCGGCGCAGGCGCCACCGTTCGCGGCGGCCGACGAGATTCCACTGATCGAGGCCGCGCTGAGCCGCCGGACCGTGCTGACCACCGCCGGCATCGCCGGTGCCCTGGCCGCGGCCACCGTCATCGCCGATGTCACCGGGGCGTTCGGCCGTGGCGGCGGAGGTGACAGCCCGTTCGGCGAGCCGTTTCCGGGCACGCACCACAACGACAACACGCAGAGCGGCAACGACCCCAACTCCGGGATCAAGACGCTCACCAGCGAGGCTCCGCTGCCGGCGCAGTTCAGTGCGACGCTGCCGATCCCGAAGCAGCTCCAGCCGACCCGCCAGACCTCGGACACCGACTACTACGACATCGTGCAGTCAGCGGCGACCGCGGAGATCCTGCCCGGCCTGAAGACGCCGATCTGGGGCTACAACGGCACTTTCCCCGGACCGACCATCGTGCAGAACCCCGGCCGCAACGTCGTCGTGACCCATCGCAACAACCTGCCGGTGCCGACCGTCGTGCACCTCCACGGCGGCGCGATCCCGCACGACAGCGACGGCTACCCCACCGACTTCGTGCTGCCCGCCGCGTCCTACGGCGATTTCCCGGCCATGCCGGCGATGGGCGACATGCCGGCCATGACCGACCCCCAGGCCGTCGTCACCCGGCAGACCCGCGACTACACGTATCCGACACCGCCACGGGCGGCGACGCTCTGGTACCACGACCACCGGATGGACTTCACCGGCGCGAGCGTGCACCGGGGCCTGGCCGGCTTCCACCTCGCCCACGACGCCGAGGAGCAGGAACTCCCCTGCCGCAAGGATCCCGGGACGTGCCGCTGA